The nucleotide window CACCTTCTAGTAGTATTGTAACCTTCTTCACTCGCGTCCACGCCAACAGGTCCGGCCATTGCGAAGACGGGAGATTATTCAGGCGTTGGGTTGGAGACGGTGCTTCAAACCCCAGTCCAGCTgactgtacttcgtacgatGCCTCCCCGTCGTGTCCCACATCGCGTGGACGGTTTGATGAAGAGACAAACGGACCATGGTCCGTTGGTGCCTGGTCACACCGAAAGTTGGAGTACGGACCGCGCAGCTTCACCATCATTGCTGAAGCTTGCGCAGGTTACTCAGCGCCAACATTGGTCGGGTCCCACGCGGGAAACTTCTCgacgacacacacacaggccAACATCCACTCCAAGTGAAAATGAAACAGCCACCAGAGAACCGCCAACTGCGTTGGGTGCTAATCACCTTGAACGTCAAAAAGTTGTAatcctcgaggtcgtccgGCGTGCCCGCCTCTGGTCTGGTTCTCGTAACATCGGCACCTGCGTCATTCCCGACCTGGACAAGCGGCCGCGCATCTCAGCCTCTGGCCAACTCCGTGGTGACGCTTGACGAAGTCCGGTCGGCCTTGGGTGTGTGTGGGAGGGAACCACGAACCACTGGCGTCCAATGGGCACATGATTCTAGGCGGGCCATTGGAACGAGTGCTCGACGGCTTGCCTAAAATCGACGATGATTACCTTGTCACGTTTCGGCGCCACGACCCAAGTGATCCAAGCCCAGCTGCCAAGTCCCATCGTGAAGCGCAGGGAGCATGACCTTGAACCTGGCCGAGACGTCCTTTGGTCGCCATTGGCTAGCTCTAGTCGCCCACCTGCTGCTTCGCACAGGCACGAGTTATTCGCCGAGGTGTGTTGCGCTCGCAGTCTTGCTGGACTGGGTTGCCCCATGTCTGCCCGTCCTCGGGATAAACGGCCACCAAAACATGGCACGAGATGCTGCGTCGTTGCAGAGTACAGACTCGTGCCCCTCATGAGTTTATAGACGAGCGAATACTGATTTGCACTCGGCGAAGTGCTTGCTTCGTTGCATGACAGCGCAGGCCTGTTCCTGGTTCCTTGCAGTAGTAGTAATACTGTAGTGCCGGAGTACTAAGGGTAAGCAGCAGCGTGGAGCCGTCAGCCAGATGCCCCACGATGTCATACATGATACTTGGTAGTGCATGCGCAAAGGAGCGGTGAAACGAGCCTGTCCGAAACACGGTGGATGGAGCGGGCTTGCATGACACGCAAGCGCACAGCACACATTTCCGGGCCTCTGCAGTGCTAGTATTAAGTTTCTCCACAACCCTCCGGCCGGCCCTGGGCGCCGGGATTGGCCACGATCGCACTTCCGGCGCCGCACCAGATTGGCGCACATGGTCATGAGGCCTAGCAGAGAGGAGCTGTTCCTGGCGAGATGGTGTCGGGATGCGGGGCTGGCCTGCCCACACACAGACTGGAGCCGTGTCACCCCTgtccctggccggccgcggcctgaCCCGTCGCTTGTTTCCTTGGCCCAGGCTGGAGAAACGGGTCGCAGTGAGTGAGCGGACCGAGGACGACTCCGTTTGAGACGGCAAGCCGAGGTGTCACTAGATGAACGCGCAAGTCTGCCGTTATATTTCTTTCCCCTGATCGATCCAGTCAATAGGCGTAGGGGAGCCGTGAGCGCGGAGctgcacacgcacgcacattGCACTTGGTATGTGTGTCGAGGCGTCGGCCATCCGAGTCCAAAAGCAACGACGTGGACAACCATCCGTAGCATCCCCTGGCCAGCCGCGTGCCGTGAGGGTCCCGTCCGGTCCGGGGCAGTCCGTCTGAGGTTGGGATGGGGCCATTGGGGCTAAAGATAGGGAGCCATGATGGACTCACACACCATGCCGTGGTTGGCCGCGCCTCCGACTGCCTCCTGGCTTCCACAAAATATTAGCGACTGCGTCCGAGCGcgcacggcgacgggcgctaTCTGCTTCGTGCTCGCTCCAACAGCCAGCCGCatgaggcgcgggcgcgccgccgccgccgtcgttcctgagccagcccagcctgggCCTAGTGACGCCTGGCCTGAAGGCACGATGCGCCGCGAACGGTCCACGAGGTGTGGCAACGGACGGACGCGCTGTGGTCGACGgccggcagctgcggcgggctgAGGGAGACGTATGAGTTGGCGAGGCTGCGTGGCAAAGCCTTGGTGCGCCCTCAGCGGCGGAGCTATGAACTGTGAGTGGGCAATGTGCCGGATGCGATGCGCCAAGGACGGCTCTGCTCTCtcagcgacgccgtggccggagGATGGTGCGGCCACCCGAGCTCGacaccctcgccggcgacgtgtGCGAAGTTGGTAGTAGTGTAAAACAAAGTGATGATGGTGTGAGATGGTACCTACCTGTCGAGACAAAACCTTAGTAACAAGGTACCACCTACCTTgggtacctaaggtacctgaTGTCTCCACAATTTACCTACCTATTCCAAGGTGCAACTGCGGCACGTAGTAGACACCTCAACCTCGGGCTGTATGGTCGTGATAACGATTTGCTCTCGCTCACAGTGCCTTGCaagacgcgctgctgctcggggagcaagcaagcagtATCCAGAGAGGTAAAACAGGCACCGCAGACTCGGTGCGGTCTGTCTCAcgttttgggggggggggcaatCATGGGTTGGCGGGTGGGTGCCCGTGAgtgacgagacgagacagCCCTCCACTACaacgtacaaagtacctacGGAAGCGCCCTTACGCGCCGGTGGGCCAGCCtcttgggcgtcgccgctgccatccGTGGCGCCTCCGGTGTGGCTCATACCAGACGGTCAGTTCTAGAGCAAGTTGGAACAGGGAACTTCGAGTGAACCTTGCCCAGGCGGACTGACTGTTCGTCAAAGCACGGCAGgagcgggctggctgcactTGGCACCGGGCTCGTCGTGCGTGCTAGTTGGGGAAGGCGCACCTGTCAATGTAACCGCGCTGCGTGCTGCGAGCTGCGATCTGCGAGCTGCGTCGCACCTACTAACTTGGGATCGCGGTTTCCTGCACTCGCCGAGCATGTTTTACTTGGTACCTGCCTGAGCACCAGCCTTTGGGGGTACTACAGGTAGGTACGCAGTAACTTGGTACGTACCTACGGAGCAGGTACCTTGGAAATGTTATACCCAAGATGCCATGAAGGCTTAGTACGACTCACGGTTGGCAGCAACCAGACGGGCAGCATACAGGTAAGGTACGAGACCTGGCATGTCTcggcccagcagcatcgcTGCGTCAGGGACGGCCGCCCATGCACGGGCACTCACATACAAACGATAACATGCTGTATAAAGAGGTAGTATGTACCTAGTACTCTGGGACCAGGCCGTTTAGCAGGCTGCGACGATGAGCCGAACATGCATGTActgctacgaagtactaacaACCCACGTACATATAGTACAGTACTTCGATGGTAGGTACGAACACGCCTCGTGTAAGCCGGTAGGCTGAGAGCTCTGCGACCGCCCCGTCAGTCGGGCTGaccaccccctccccgccccctccttCTGCTGAGCaaaggcggggggggcgggcttCCATGTTGGCAGCTGTCACGGAGCGGACAGCTGGAGGCTCAGAAGCCACCGGCTGGTGACGGAGAGAGGTTTCTCGACGCCGCTGCGTGGCCACCGACCTGGAACTTAACGCTCTCCTCCTTGCAgcccgggcaggcaggccattGCCCGATTCAGCCTCGACGCCTCGCTGTTGCTCCCGCAAAGGGAAACAGACCACAGGCACCGGTTTTACTTTCTTTTTTCCTTCTTCGTGCTCGACACCCTCACCCTCAGCCTTGGCTTTTGCTTTTTGCGCCTGGCGGATGGGTGTCGGGCCCTGCGCTAGACCAAAGACCCCCCCCAGGCCAGCTGCGTGTCTCGCAGCCCCCATTCGGATGGTTGGTCCTtctactactaggtacctaggtagttGAGTTACTTCGTAACCACTGCTAGTGCTCTATTCACGCTGTCGCAACGAAACTCGGTTGATACACATACATGGTTAAATTGAGAGTGCTCCCTTTTGAACGGTGAACGGAACCCGCCGAATGTAGTACGTAAGTCAAGTACGCAGAGCCATCATGCAACGCCCGACTGCGACAAATGTGGACGCACCCAAGACCATCccgggccgcagccgcaaAATGGCGGGTTGTGTTCTCCATGGCCTAATAATGGCCGCTTTCGTTTTGATACCATGACAGGTTCTGTCCGTTGCAGGTGTACGTTGCTCATCGGCCACTGCAAGTGGCGGACCTTTTTCCTCGGGCACTTTGCAACTACCAAGAGAAGAAAGGCAGAATGCATGGGTTCCTTCGTGTTATTCACtacctcccccccccccgggagCAAGTGTATTGTAACTAGTGAGGGACAAATACTGCGCCCGGGTTCGTCTCAAGGGCTCTTCCCCGAGGTGAAGCCTGTGCTCTACCGACCCCCTATGCGCATTTCACCCAGGTCGGCAGCTTGTCACAATCTGGCCAGGAAGCCCAACAAACCCCCGTAACGCACTAGGTGGCAATGCGTTTTAGCGTCCGGAATATGGCGTCTAATCTCGACATTACGCCGTGAGGGAGGACATACCGAGGAATCTGGACATGTCGCTGCTCGCTTGACCTCTCTCGGCAAATAATAGGTCGCCACTTCCAGCGCCTGCGACACGTAGCCCTTGTCGATTCTCATTCTCCAGCATCCAACGTGGCATATCTGCGTCTCCGGATCACACTAGTACACGGTACAGCTATTAGCTCCCTATGGTCATGGCTCGAGTGAAAGGACGTTTACCTTGCCTGAAAGGTTTGTATTGTGTTCGAGAATCGTAGCTTCGGCTTCTTCTTTCGTTCTTCGCTTCCTCCCAGCCGAGATGGTCTGGGCGAATAGGAAGAGGCTGAGGAGGGCGATGGGTGACTTCATGGCGTGAAGAGGAGCAGATATGTGGAGGATGTGTCCAAACGATGGAGGCTACGGAAACACAGCCCAGCAGGCATTGCTGCGCGGGTATCTAGAGGATTTTATATTCCGCAATCGCCCTTTTTGCAGATAAAAAGGAACCTAGGTATTCGGCGCAATTACTATATGATATTTGACATGCGTTATTTGACATACGTAGGCGGCAGCATACGGTTCACACTGGGAGCATGAGCCTTGGCCATAGCGAAGAGAGGCAATAGCCTAGATGAAAACCATTGTGTCATCGCCTTGTCGTGAGAGGACATTGCGTATCAGTCcctctcggcggcggcggcggcgggaacggAATGCCATAAGGTAATAGTCGATCGTGACCAGCATTCGTAATGTAGCCAAGTCTGCGTATATCAGacgccgcacgcacgcacactcTACGCCTCCCCTCTTCTCTTCCGAAGTGGATAAGATAGCAAAGGAAGGGGGAAAACGCTCGCCGAGGTTGGGCGCCGTTTTAGATGGCTGCCTGACGGAAGGTTGCCGGTCATCCGCTGGGGGTTTTGGTGGTGCCTGGTTcctggcaggcagggcatGTTCCAACccgcacagcacagcacccgCCACCGCCAATCATTTAGTAGGTACCAGcaactgcagcagcagcaccaccaccaccaccaccaccacacccgTCGCTAGCAGAGGTCCAGCCGCAAGTCTGATCTGGCATCCGCAGGGCCAGTCGTCGTGGTTTTGACTGACAgtccgaggcggcgacgtgcgGGCCACTCCTCCGGATGACAGCGCAGGACCGCCAGACCAGAAATGAGACCagttggcgggcggggggtcCACGGAGACAGGGGGACAGGGCGTGATTCGGTTTGTAATGGGAATGGGAATGGCATGCCAATGCACGTTGCTGTGCTCTACGCACATCGATGCATGCAGTGAGTAGGTATGTACTTACTCTTCTGTACAAAGTACTGCGCGTAGCAGGTACATAATGTACAttaagtacgaagtaggtactaacgttagcACCTTATTACGGACACGCATGCGGTGTCAACATGGCATCATGTTGGCCACTGCCCGCGGATGCGGCCATCGCAACGACGAACCGGCCGCGtgcacggcgcagcagcagcacataACAACCAAGGCACCTACCTGCGCGCGTGcctgcgaggcgaggtgagAAAGTGCGGCGGTGGACGCAGGGAGGGATGGAGATGACCACTTGACAGCTcatactaacgttagtactaaggtaggtgactgagcgccgccacgtcctGCACCGCTGGGTTCGGACTCCGGCCtggcgtgtgtgcgtgcgtggtcGGCCCCCCCTCTCGTGTGCGCCGCGGCATTGGGCGGACAATAgcctgcgcgcggccgtcgacaatACACACGTATgtattgctgctgctgccactgctgatgtggtgtggtggtggtggtggtggtgatggcggtggcagtAGTACGGCCTCtactaggtagtagtagagcccagatggtggtggtggtgctagGTACCTAGCTGATGCTGTCA belongs to Purpureocillium takamizusanense chromosome 1, complete sequence and includes:
- a CDS encoding uncharacterized protein (SECRETED:SignalP(1-19~SECRETED:cutsite=ISA-GR~SECRETED:prob=0.7096)), with translation MKSPIALLSLFLFAQTISAGRKRRTKEEAEATILEHNTNLSGKCDPETQICHVGCWRMRIDKGYVSQALEVATYYLPREVKRAATCPDSSCVTGVCWASWPDCDKLPTWVKCA